caaggccacccctaatccatgtccccaagtgccacatccacgtgTGGTTTGAccactccagggatggtgaccccagcactgccctgggcagctgtgccaggacctgAGCCCCCTTCCTGTGAAGGaatttctcctgctctccactccaaacctcccctggagcagcttgaggccatttcctcttgtcctgtgcCTCGGCCTCAGGAGAAGATCCCAACCCCCACCCGGCTGCAGCCTCAGGACGTGTCCAGAGGCACCTGGGGGTGGGAGCACggggctggagaagggattGTGGTGCCCGGGGATGGGAACAGCCCTTGGGgactgggacactgggacacgGTGCCTGGAGGTGGGAATGTGGCTCTGGAGAGAGGAACACAACACCTGGGGATGGGAACACGGTGCTTGGGGATGGGAACACAGCTCTGGAGATGGAACCATGGAATCTGGGAATGGAACCATGGAATCTGGGATGGGAACGAGGCTCTGGAGATGGAACCATGGtttctgggaatgggaatgtggCTCTGGAGAGTGGCACACAATGCCTGGGGATGGGAACACAGTGCTTGAGGATGGGAATGTGGCTCTGGAGACGGAAAAATGGAACCATGGTGTCTGGGAATGTGGTTCTGGAGAAGGGATCCTGGTTCCTGAGGATGGAAATGTGGCTCTGGAGATGGAACCATGGTgtctgggaatgggaatgtggCTCTGGAGAAGGGACCATGGTTCTTTAGGATGGGAATGAGGCTCTGGAGATGGAACCATGGTGTCTGGGAACAGGAATGTGGCTCTGGAGAAGGGACCATGGTTCTTGAGGATGGGAATGAGGCTCTAGAGATGGAACCATGGTgtctgggaatgggaatgtggCTCTGGAGAAGGGACCATGGTGCTTGAGGATGCTGGAAACAGAACACAGTGCTTGAGGTTGGGAATGTGGCTCTGGAGATGGCACCATGGCTCTGGAGATGGAATTGTAGTACCTGGGCATGGGAAATGGGCTCTGGAGAAGGAATCCTGGTTCTTTTCCAACTGTGCTGGAAACTGGGACACTGCGCCTGGGGGTGGGAATGTGGCTCTGGAGATGGGAacaggctgctggagaaggaacCATGGTACCTGGGGATGGGAATGTTGTTGTGGAGGAGGAACCATGGTACTTaaggacagggacactgtggATAGGGACACTGGAACACAGTGCCATGGGGTGGAACCACAGTGCTTGAGAACAGGAATGTggcactgcagaggaaaacagggTGCCTGGGGATGGGAACATGGTGCTTGAGGATGGCAacatggctctgaagatggaaagaagctgctggagaaggaacCATGGTacctgggaatgggaatgaggCTCTGGAGGAGGAACTGTGGTGCTTGAGAATGGGAACACAGCACTGGAGACTGAAACACATTGCCTGGGGTTGAAAATGGGGCCCTGGAGAATGGAACACAGTGCTGGAGACTGGAACACAATGCCTGATGGTGGTAACATGGTCCTTGAGGATGGGAATGTGGCTCTGAAGATGGGACCATGGTACTTGGGATGGGAATGTGGCCCTGGAGAAGGAATCCTGGTTCTTGAGGATGGGAACTGGATGGTGTAGGGAGACTGGAACCCATTGCCTGGGGTTGGAAATGTGGTTCTGGAGATAGGAATGTGGTTCTGGAGATAGGAAAAGTGACTCTGGAGAAGGAATCCTGGTTCTTGAGGATGGGAACACTGTGCTGGAGACTGGAATGCAGCGCCTGTGGGTGTGAATGTAGCTCTGGAgattggaacaggctgctgaaGACTGGAACACAGCACCTGAGGATCGGAATGTGCCACTACAGCTGGCAGCACGGTGCCTGGGGACAGAAACGTGCCCGCGGAAGGCGGTGCCGCGGGTGGGCAGCGCCCGGTGAGCCCCGGGGGCCGCGGCCGTGCGGTGCCGGGACTCGAACCCGGGTCCTTTGGAGGGCGGAGTGTGTGCGGGGGCGCTGCCGCCAGAGGGCGCTGCCGCGCGCGGGCCGGGCGCGGCGCGCGCGCCTTTGTTGCCGTTGGCGCCTCTTCCTgcgccgggcggcggcggcggcggcgcgcgcgggcgggggcgggagcgggagcgcgagcgcggcggggccgggagcggcggcggcggcggcaccgggaGCGGCACCGGGAGTGCAGCGCGGCTCGGGCtcggcggagcggagcggagcggcggGAGCATGGAGATGGAGAAGCGCTTGACGCTGGAGCTGCGCAATAAGAAGCCGAGCGAGGtgcggcggggagcggggcggcACGTGCTGCGGGCGGGATGGCGGGGGGAGGCTGGCGGCGGGAGAGCGGCCCGCTGGGTTCCCGCACGGCGGGAGCCGGGCGGGCTTGGCGGGGTGGGGACGGGGCGGTTGTGGCGGGAGCGGAgcgcggcggcgggagcgctcCCGCCCGGCCCGCAGCCCCGGCATGGCGGCGCGCACGTGCGCGGCGGGGCCCGCCCGCTCCGGGGCCGCGCtggaggcggcggcggggcccggtCCGGCCCGCGGAGGGGCCCGGGGGACAGCGGGCCGGGcagcgggcagggccgggcctGGCCAGGCCCCGCCGCAGTCAGcgggcccgggccgggccggggcggccccgcgcGGCCATGGCGGCTCGGCCATGTTAgcggggcccggccgggcccggaGCGGCTCCCGCGGGCTCCTCCGCCCGGGCAAAGGCTCGGGGGCTGCGGGGATGAACCTTCAGGTGCCGCCGGGGCCGCCCTTTCCCCTCAGCCGGCGGTCACGGGGCCGGGCCCGGTGCTCCTCACCCTCTCCGGGGCCGCCTCATCCCCGGGTCTTCTCCTCAGGCCGTCCTTTCCCGGATCTTCCCTTTTCCCCGGATCTCCCAGCTCCCTTTCCCCTGGATCTTCCCTTTCACCGGatctctgcttttttctggATCTCTCCTTTTCTCCGGATCTCCCCTTTTCCGTGGATCTTCCCGTTCCCTTTTTCCTGGATCTCCCTTTCCCCGGATCTCCCCgttccccttttccctccatctccccttttccctggatcTCCCCGTTCCCCTTTCCCTGGATCTCCCCTTTTTCCCGGGTCTCCCCGTCCCGGGCCGCCCCGCTGGGCCGTGCCCGGTCCCTCCCTGGCCCCGGGGACACTCGGTGTCGTGGCAGCCGCGGGCCGTGGCCCCGAGCTCGGGGGGAACGGGCGCTGAGCGGGGCTTTGGGTGGAGATTAAAGCAGCTTCGGGCACGGCCGGGGGATTTGCAGGAGCAGAGcggctgagcaggaggagctgctaGCGCCTGGTGCCCGTGGTCggggctgggtgtccctgcGTGTCCTGGGACCTGCTGAGTGTGCTGGGACATCAGAAAGGGCCCGGCCTGGGGTAGAGCTGAGCTTGGCTGGATTAGGCTTGGGGCACCCAgaacagctggggctgcccctggatcagtgcccaaggccaggctggacagggcttggagcagcctgggacagtgggaggtgtccctgccatggcaggggtggcactggatgggctctgaggtcccctccaacccaaaccattccaggattccatgataACCTGCTGGAGTtcaggctcagctctgtgtccaCACCTCATAGCAGCAGCCACCCAGGTCTGCCCAGACCCACTTTGGTTGGAGCACATCAGGTTTCTGACATGTTGGGGAGCAAAACACACTCAGCTCCAAAACTTCTGAGAGCCTCACTTCAAACCCCCAAGCAGCGATGCCACTTGAGGAGTTTGAGGCCATAATTCATTCTGAGCTTGTGCTGTGAAGGTGGCAGAGAttgcccccagccccaggctctctctctgggaaggcagagggtTTAAAATGACTCTGGGAGCTGGCTGGTGTGAGCGGGAGAGGGAAAATGGGAGTGCTGAGAAGGAGGAATTTGGAGAGCACCACGAGCCTTCTGGCCAAGGCTTGTTTTTGCATCTTGCTGTCAAGAATGTGTGGGGTAAAAGCAGGTTTTGGGAGTGGTTtgtgagagctggggctgtgtctgggGGGCAGGGGTGTTTTCCCCCAGGTgtttggggacagcagctctctgctggtgCTTGGTGGTCTTGGTGGCACAGGGGGGTTGattccttcctgtgctgaatTCCTGGATGTGGAATCCGTGCTGGGCACAATGTTTGGTGCCATCAGAGGCCTTGTGTCACCAGCCTGAGGTTGAGCTCatgtgctgagccctgcccaggcacctGTGCCACCTCACTGACACTGTCACAGGGAGGTCAGTCCTGTGGGGACAGGTTTTCTGGCACCCCAGAGGTGTGGGGGACAAAATGAGAGGGGACAAACCCAGCTGACCTCGTTTGGCCCCTCGTTAGCAGAGACTGAAGCTGACTCTGAAAGCTTTATTGACGTGACCTCGTGGTTCCAAAcccctggagggaggatggggacttggtggggacagcagcagtgtgttGGTGGCCTGTGCTTAGAGGGTAAAACCCAACCACGGTGAGGGACTGTCACCAAAAGTTAGTTGGCTTTAAGGTCCTAAATTTGAGTGAGGAGGACCTGgaggctcagctgggctctgggtgTGTTGGTGGTGTCACCTCGAGGCCAGCGGGACGGTGGCAGCTGTGGTGACAGCTGtgggtgtccctgtgcaggtgaAGGAGCTGGTCCTGGACAACTGTCGCTCGGAGGATGGCAAGGTGGCCGGCCTCTCCTCAGACTTTGAGAACCTGGAGTTCCTCAGCATGATCAACATCAACCTGCTCTCCGTGTCCAACCTCCCCAAACTCAACAAGCTCCGGAAGGTGAGTCTGGACTCTGCTCCCATCTCCAGCACCCTTGGCCTTGTGCTGCCCCTGGTGGCTGTTGGTTTTTCTGTATTTGCCAGAAAATATCTTGAATTTTGCTCCTCACTTTTTATCTGAGCAAGTGAGAGGGGTCAGTTTTAATGTGCAACAAAACCCTTCTGAGCTCTTCAGGTGTTTAGTGCCCTTCCtgtcttgtttttctgctcttgtgctgctgtcagaagCTTCATGACACCATAAATACTTTGGGGTTTGGAGCACTTACCAGGATGGGGgtggctggcagtgctgtgtccctgcagaaaAGGGGTTTTAAGGGCAAACTtgacctgctgctctgtgagctgAAATTTTGGTGCTCATTGTAGCCCAATTCTCAGTGCAATTTCCTTCCCTGTATCACAAGCTGAAACTCTTGGTGACCATGTGATATTCCCTCccttcagctggagctgagtgATAATAGGATTTCTGGTGGCCTTGAAGTTCTAGCAGAGAAAACTCCCAACCTGACACACTTGAACCTAAGTGGCAACAAGATCAAAGACATCAATACCCTGGAGCCCTTGGTGAgtggaggctgtgctggaatCCCAGGgattgcttttcctttggggATTGGGTCTGTGCAGCAGGAATCCAACGTCTTGGTAACTGTTCCAACAGCACTTCGTGGTTCTGATGGGAACAGATTTGATCCCAGTTTGAGGCTGGGCCAGTAGTTAATGGTTCCTCagtctggaaaagcagcagccagttGCTAAAAGAAGCGTGAAATGGGGCTGGATGAGTAAAACTGTGGATGCTCAGTGCCCAGCTGAGAAGGGACCGGGAAAGGGTCGGAGGCAGTTGGAGGTAGGTGGCACCTGGGGTGTCATGGAATGAGGTAACTGGGCAGCACTGAGGGCATCTGTCCCATCGGCCTGAaggtcctgctgccccagcactgcagggctcccattcccattcccacagtGGTcagtgaggctggaaaaggcctctgagGCTCCACCTGAGCTGCCCCAGGAAGGCTGTGAGGGACACCTGGAAGGTCTGACGCAGGACATTTGTCTCACTGGCTGTTTTGTCCGTCCATTCCCTCCAGAAGGAGTTTGGGATTGTTTTGCTCCTCCTTTCCTTGGCGTGGTGCCCACTGTGAtggcctgagctgggctgtgccaagggcacccaggctgcagctctccctgagctctgcctgatCTTTTGAGCAGGATGAATCCAGCTCAGCTACTCCTGAGCTTGCTGGGCCTgctcagaagaaagaaagatttgCAGTTACACAGAGAGTTTGTTCCAGAAAGGGAAGCCAGGACAGAGGAGCTGGACAGAAATTTCTTGTGCCCAcaaggagagg
This genomic stretch from Serinus canaria isolate serCan28SL12 chromosome 28, serCan2020, whole genome shotgun sequence harbors:
- the LOC103821915 gene encoding acidic leucine-rich nuclear phosphoprotein 32 family member B isoform X1, which gives rise to MAARTCAAGPARSGAALEAAAGPGPARGGARGTAGRAAGRAGPGQAPPQSAGPGRAGAAPRGHGGSAMLAGPGRARSGSRGLLRPGKGSGAAGMNLQVKELVLDNCRSEDGKVAGLSSDFENLEFLSMININLLSVSNLPKLNKLRKLELSDNRISGGLEVLAEKTPNLTHLNLSGNKIKDINTLEPLKKLPNLHSLDLFNCEVTMLINYRESVFALLPQLTYLDGFDADEQEAPDSDPEADGDALEDDYENGEEGEEEEDDEEEDDLDEEVIDDEEDEDDDLEGEEEEDGVDDEEEDEEEDGEEDEEDEAEEDHPCGQKRKRSLEDEGEEDAEDEEDDEDD
- the LOC103821915 gene encoding acidic leucine-rich nuclear phosphoprotein 32 family member B isoform X2, with product MAARTCAAGPARSGAALEAAAGPGPARGGARGTAGRAAGRAGPGQAPPQSAGPGRAGAAPRGHGGSAMLAGPGRARSGSRGLLRPGKGSGAAGMNLQVKELVLDNCRSEDGKVAGLSSDFENLEFLSMININLLSVSNLPKLNKLRKLELSDNRISGGLEVLAEKTPNLTHLNLSGNKIKDINTLEPLKKLPNLHSLDLFNCEVTMLINYRESVFALLPQLTYLDGFDADEQEAPDSDPEADGDALEDDYENGEGEEEEDDEEEDDLDEEVIDDEEDEDDDLEGEEEEDGVDDEEEDEEEDGEEDEEDEAEEDHPCGQKRKRSLEDEGEEDAEDEEDDEDD